One Nostoc sp. UHCC 0302 DNA window includes the following coding sequences:
- a CDS encoding chemotaxis protein CheW has product METKQKFLSFNLGVGDIAVISLQHITEVLQVPLAEICGVPQMPNCILGIYNWRGEMLWLVDLEAMLGYPPLLQGANLLSKMMAIVLESEGKYLGLLVRQLIDIEWLDTQHMKAPSAELFYQSISPFLQGYFINNSDEMILSLDALTIMRSPVWETHNKQFSHG; this is encoded by the coding sequence TTGGAAACTAAGCAAAAATTTCTAAGTTTTAATTTGGGAGTAGGGGATATAGCCGTAATTTCGCTACAACATATTACAGAAGTTTTGCAAGTACCATTAGCGGAAATATGTGGTGTTCCTCAAATGCCTAATTGCATTTTGGGTATATACAACTGGCGTGGTGAGATGCTTTGGTTAGTTGATTTAGAGGCTATGCTAGGTTATCCTCCACTTTTGCAAGGTGCAAATTTACTTTCTAAAATGATGGCGATTGTGCTGGAAAGTGAGGGTAAATATTTAGGATTATTAGTGCGACAGCTTATAGATATTGAGTGGCTGGATACTCAGCACATGAAAGCTCCATCTGCTGAATTATTTTACCAATCAATATCACCTTTTTTGCAAGGATACTTTATTAATAATTCTGATGAGATGATTTTAAGCTTGGATGCGTTAACAATTATGCGATCGCCCGTATGGGAAACTCACAATAAACAGTTTAGTCATGGCTGA